Proteins encoded within one genomic window of Brachybacterium sp. P6-10-X1:
- a CDS encoding sugar phosphate isomerase/epimerase encodes MSPRRDRPATSTPRSGARKPLTRPNRAQRSSRDALTRRLSAGDPRSDQAPQRRIPVGLSTSSVFPSGVEEAFRLADRIGYDGIEVMVSYPKDSQDPELLRTYSERYDQPILSLHAPTLFFLQGLWGRDAWVKVERTVEIAKELGVPTVVAHPPFRWQGSYARDFVTGVAELEDRHGIAIAVENMYPWRLGVRELLNYLPDHDPTDEDYSHVTVDLSHAATAGDDALEMIDRLGDRLTHLHLADGSGRTTKDEHLPPGEGNQPCAEVLRRLANRGWEGSVLLEVSTSNNTDKREAILRQCLLFARHHLGHHLEDDERGDSGA; translated from the coding sequence GTGAGCCCACGCCGTGACCGCCCGGCGACGAGCACGCCGCGCTCGGGTGCCCGAAAGCCCCTCACCCGGCCCAACAGGGCTCAGCGATCCAGCCGTGACGCGCTGACCCGTCGGCTCTCCGCGGGCGACCCGCGCAGCGACCAGGCACCGCAGCGTCGCATCCCCGTCGGCCTGTCGACCTCGTCCGTCTTCCCCTCGGGGGTGGAGGAGGCCTTCCGCCTGGCCGACCGGATCGGCTACGACGGCATCGAGGTGATGGTCTCCTACCCCAAGGACAGCCAGGACCCCGAGCTGCTGCGCACCTACTCCGAGCGCTATGACCAGCCGATCCTCTCCCTCCATGCACCCACCCTGTTCTTCCTGCAGGGCCTGTGGGGCCGTGACGCCTGGGTGAAGGTCGAGCGCACCGTCGAGATCGCCAAGGAGCTCGGGGTGCCCACCGTCGTGGCGCACCCACCGTTCCGCTGGCAGGGCAGCTACGCCCGCGACTTCGTCACCGGGGTGGCCGAGCTCGAGGACAGGCACGGCATCGCGATCGCCGTGGAGAACATGTACCCGTGGCGTCTGGGGGTGCGGGAACTGCTGAACTACCTGCCCGATCACGACCCCACGGACGAGGACTACTCGCACGTGACGGTCGACCTCTCCCACGCCGCGACCGCCGGCGACGACGCGCTGGAGATGATCGACCGGCTCGGGGACCGCCTGACCCACCTCCACCTGGCCGACGGCTCCGGTCGCACCACCAAGGACGAGCACCTGCCCCCGGGGGAGGGCAACCAGCCCTGCGCCGAGGTGCTGCGCCGCCTGGCCAACCGCGGCTGGGAGGGCTCCGTGCTGCTCGAGGTCAGCACCAGCAACAACACGGACAAGCGCGAGGCGATCCTGCGCCAGTGCCTGCTCTTCGCCCGCCACCATCTGGGCCACCACCTCGAGGACGACGAGCGCGGCGACAGCGGGGCGTGA
- a CDS encoding vitamin K epoxide reductase family protein, producing MSQNAPAPGPDGSADPTDAELLAEIDAELAAERAAARRAPTRLTGAVLLIGGLLGWIAALALQLDKEILLANPGASLGCDINPFISCGDVMMTWQASALGIPNQAIGLAGFAIMAVAGSLMLSDTQAPTWFRWARLGGMTFAFGYVHFLAISAIFLIEALCPWCMVIWAVTAPMFFANLAHLIENGDLRIPGPLGRVLRHWVVLSLIWYAVVIIAILAAFWQQWLAVAGLS from the coding sequence ATGAGCCAGAACGCCCCCGCCCCCGGACCCGACGGCAGCGCCGATCCCACCGACGCCGAGCTGCTCGCGGAGATCGACGCCGAGCTCGCCGCGGAGCGCGCCGCGGCCCGACGCGCGCCGACCCGGCTGACCGGCGCGGTGCTGCTGATCGGCGGCCTGCTCGGCTGGATCGCCGCGCTCGCGCTCCAGCTCGACAAGGAGATCCTGCTCGCGAATCCCGGGGCGTCCCTGGGATGCGACATCAACCCCTTCATCTCCTGCGGCGACGTGATGATGACCTGGCAGGCCTCCGCCCTGGGGATCCCGAACCAGGCGATCGGGCTGGCCGGCTTCGCCATCATGGCGGTTGCCGGCTCCCTGATGCTCAGCGACACCCAGGCGCCGACCTGGTTCCGCTGGGCCCGCCTGGGAGGGATGACCTTCGCGTTCGGATACGTCCACTTCCTGGCGATCTCCGCGATCTTCCTGATCGAGGCGCTGTGCCCGTGGTGCATGGTGATCTGGGCCGTGACCGCCCCGATGTTCTTCGCGAACCTCGCCCATCTGATCGAGAACGGCGACCTGCGCATCCCCGGGCCCCTCGGTCGCGTGCTGCGCCACTGGGTGGTCCTGAGCCTGATCTGGTACGCCGTGGTGATCATCGCGATCCTCGCCGCCTTCTGGCAGCAGTGGCTGGCGGTGGCCGGACTGTCCTGA
- a CDS encoding 3-oxoacyl-ACP synthase III, translating to MGNGNTGFVHRNASLLSVEMTLPQVTVTSDEIDDMLAPARKRLRLPKGVLQRVAGVYERRWWKDRDNGWKQGVVLAAERAMAKAGIMRDQVGLMINASVSRQHLEPAVSTGIHHSLGMPPSCMNFDITNACLGFVNAMTMAAGMIDAGQIKYALIVGAEDVEEVQRGTIDRLNSKTSTRDDFNNQFASLTLGSGAAAAVIGPADEHPEGHRLTITQARAGTQHHELCVADMQDMRTDSAGLLENGIELILDTWKSANEAGHDFKSIEHVVPHQVSMVYTRNFSKITGVGMERIPVTFPDWGNIAAEAVPMTLAHIQDDVQRGERVLLMGVGSGLNTAMMEVQW from the coding sequence ATGGGGAACGGGAACACAGGATTCGTCCACCGCAATGCCTCCCTGCTCTCGGTCGAGATGACCCTGCCGCAGGTCACGGTCACCTCCGACGAGATCGACGACATGCTGGCCCCGGCCCGCAAGAGGCTGCGTCTGCCCAAGGGAGTGCTCCAGCGCGTCGCCGGCGTCTACGAGCGTCGGTGGTGGAAGGACCGTGACAACGGCTGGAAGCAGGGCGTCGTGCTCGCCGCCGAGCGCGCCATGGCCAAGGCCGGCATCATGCGCGACCAGGTCGGTCTGATGATCAACGCCTCGGTCTCCCGTCAGCACCTCGAGCCGGCCGTCTCCACCGGGATCCATCACTCGCTCGGGATGCCCCCCAGCTGCATGAACTTCGACATCACCAATGCGTGCCTCGGCTTCGTCAACGCCATGACGATGGCCGCCGGCATGATCGACGCGGGGCAGATCAAGTACGCCCTGATCGTCGGTGCCGAGGACGTCGAGGAGGTCCAGCGCGGCACCATCGACCGGCTGAACTCCAAGACCTCCACCCGGGACGACTTCAACAACCAGTTCGCCTCCCTGACCCTGGGTTCCGGGGCGGCCGCGGCGGTCATCGGCCCGGCCGACGAGCACCCGGAGGGCCATCGCCTCACGATCACCCAGGCCCGTGCCGGCACGCAGCACCACGAGCTGTGCGTGGCCGACATGCAGGACATGCGCACCGACTCCGCCGGTCTGCTGGAGAACGGGATCGAGCTGATCCTGGACACCTGGAAGAGCGCCAACGAGGCCGGCCACGACTTCAAGAGCATCGAGCACGTGGTCCCGCACCAGGTCTCGATGGTCTACACCCGCAACTTCTCGAAGATCACCGGGGTGGGCATGGAACGCATCCCGGTGACGTTCCCGGACTGGGGCAACATCGCCGCTGAGGCGGTCCCGATGACCCTGGCGCACATCCAGGACGACGTGCAACGGGGCGAGCGCGTGCTCCTGATGGGGGTCGGGTCCGGCCTGAACACCGCGATGATGGAGGTCCAGTGGTGA
- a CDS encoding alpha/beta fold hydrolase, with protein MPGVDPRLSRTLEVRDHAGELRRWHLLDSGPWLAERGITPRGTLLAVHGNPTFSFLFRSLVREDIPWRLVAVDQLEMGWSERTGVKRRYQDRITDLSLLTDALSLRGPVVTVGHDWGGLISAGWALDNRHDLAGMILTNTGLHQELGESLPRALQLATAPGFRSASTSLTDTFLRTTLSLCRPALTQEVQDAYLAPYRTRARRKGIDQFVAEIPAAPDHPSRPTLERVAEGIRELTVPTLFAWGPKDITFSDRYLRDLIDRVPHADVHRFEKTSHLVWEDADVAGLVAEWLAARLGPDTGQDDVSQDGAVGVRRPVSSYAEPVPERRLGEPIARLAADPAHAHRPAVVEMAGADGRRREISWSLLSRRVDDIAAGLLGHGVRPGDRVSILISPGADLTAVLYACLRIGAVAVIADAGLGVPGLTRAVIGSHPDWVIGIPKALVGARAMGWPGRRISVEQLPTVDRVALGVETSIAQLATSGSMMRELGAPLDAPWPEPDADAAILFTSGSTGPAKGAVYTHRQMSAMFTAVGDTLQLDPERGLVAGFAPFALLGPALGAPSVVPDMDITRPGELTAPALAAAIDALGEPAVFTAPAALRNILDTAPQLDEYGRAAIASAASFFSAGAPIPAHLLRELRALMPRARALTPYGMTECLAVAAIDLEGIDAAGEGSGVCVGRPVPRVELAVAPMDGEGRTSGEISQDHGVTGEVLVRAPHVRDRYLMLWGTTHRSMRFPGWHATGDVGHLDEDGRLWIEGRADHVLATADGLFTPVQVEDAAETVPTVRRAGAAAVGPRGTQQVVVILETEDGYRPGTAGRPRAATTSLQEAVRRAVRERSGAEAVAVFTTSCLPTDIRHNSKIDRAALSRWAGQTLRGERADAL; from the coding sequence ATGCCCGGCGTGGATCCCCGTCTCAGCCGCACCCTCGAGGTGCGCGACCACGCGGGGGAGCTGCGTCGCTGGCACCTGCTGGACTCGGGCCCCTGGCTCGCCGAGCGCGGCATCACCCCGCGCGGCACGCTGCTGGCCGTGCACGGCAACCCGACCTTCTCCTTCCTGTTCCGCTCCCTGGTGAGGGAGGACATCCCCTGGCGCCTGGTCGCGGTCGACCAGCTGGAGATGGGCTGGTCCGAGCGCACCGGCGTGAAGCGCCGCTACCAGGACCGGATCACCGACCTGTCGCTGCTGACCGACGCGCTCTCCCTGCGCGGCCCCGTGGTCACCGTCGGCCACGACTGGGGCGGCCTGATCTCCGCCGGATGGGCCCTGGACAACCGTCATGACCTGGCCGGGATGATCCTGACCAACACCGGCCTGCACCAGGAGCTGGGAGAGTCGCTGCCGAGGGCCCTGCAGCTGGCCACCGCCCCGGGGTTCCGCAGCGCCTCGACCTCGCTGACCGACACCTTCCTGCGCACCACCCTGTCGCTGTGCAGGCCTGCGCTGACGCAGGAGGTCCAGGACGCCTATCTCGCGCCCTACCGCACCCGTGCGCGCCGCAAGGGCATCGACCAGTTCGTCGCGGAAATCCCCGCCGCTCCCGACCACCCCTCCCGACCCACGCTCGAGCGCGTCGCGGAGGGCATCCGGGAGCTGACGGTCCCCACCCTGTTCGCCTGGGGCCCGAAGGACATCACCTTCTCCGACCGCTACCTGCGCGATCTGATCGATCGCGTGCCCCATGCGGACGTGCACCGCTTCGAGAAGACCTCGCACCTGGTCTGGGAGGACGCCGACGTCGCCGGTCTCGTCGCCGAGTGGCTGGCCGCGCGGCTGGGCCCCGACACCGGGCAGGACGATGTGTCGCAGGACGGGGCGGTCGGTGTCCGGCGCCCGGTCTCCTCCTACGCCGAGCCGGTCCCGGAGCGCCGTCTCGGCGAGCCGATCGCCCGCCTGGCCGCCGATCCCGCCCACGCCCACCGCCCCGCCGTGGTCGAGATGGCGGGCGCCGACGGGCGGCGCCGCGAGATCTCCTGGTCGCTGCTCAGCCGCCGCGTCGACGACATCGCCGCCGGCCTGCTCGGGCACGGCGTCCGTCCCGGCGACCGCGTCAGCATCCTGATCTCCCCCGGAGCCGACCTCACCGCCGTGCTGTACGCCTGCCTGCGCATCGGCGCCGTCGCCGTGATCGCCGACGCCGGCCTGGGCGTGCCCGGCCTCACCCGCGCCGTGATCGGCTCCCACCCCGATTGGGTGATCGGCATCCCCAAGGCGCTGGTCGGCGCCCGGGCGATGGGCTGGCCCGGCCGACGGATCAGCGTCGAGCAGCTGCCCACCGTCGACCGGGTCGCCCTCGGGGTCGAGACCTCGATCGCCCAGCTCGCGACGTCCGGGTCGATGATGCGTGAGCTCGGTGCCCCGCTGGACGCCCCCTGGCCCGAGCCCGACGCGGACGCGGCGATCCTGTTCACCTCCGGCTCCACCGGCCCGGCCAAGGGCGCCGTGTACACGCATCGGCAGATGAGCGCGATGTTCACCGCCGTCGGCGACACCCTCCAGCTCGATCCCGAGCGCGGCCTGGTCGCCGGCTTCGCCCCCTTCGCACTGCTGGGGCCGGCGCTCGGCGCGCCGTCCGTGGTGCCCGACATGGACATCACCCGGCCCGGTGAGCTGACCGCACCGGCCCTGGCCGCGGCGATCGACGCGCTCGGCGAGCCCGCCGTGTTCACCGCCCCTGCGGCGCTGCGCAACATCCTGGACACCGCCCCCCAGCTCGACGAGTACGGCCGGGCGGCGATCGCGAGCGCGGCGAGCTTCTTCTCCGCGGGCGCGCCGATCCCCGCGCACCTGCTGCGGGAGCTGCGCGCCCTGATGCCCCGCGCGAGGGCGCTGACCCCCTACGGCATGACCGAATGCCTGGCGGTCGCGGCCATCGACCTCGAGGGGATCGACGCGGCGGGCGAAGGATCCGGCGTGTGCGTCGGCCGCCCCGTGCCCCGGGTCGAGCTCGCCGTCGCCCCGATGGACGGCGAGGGGCGCACCAGCGGCGAGATCTCCCAGGATCATGGCGTGACCGGCGAGGTGCTCGTGCGCGCCCCGCACGTGCGCGACCGCTACCTGATGCTGTGGGGCACCACCCACCGCTCCATGCGCTTCCCCGGCTGGCACGCCACCGGAGACGTCGGCCACCTCGACGAGGACGGCCGGCTGTGGATCGAGGGCCGCGCGGATCACGTCCTGGCCACGGCCGACGGGCTCTTCACCCCGGTGCAGGTCGAGGACGCGGCCGAGACCGTGCCGACGGTGCGCCGAGCCGGCGCCGCCGCCGTCGGCCCCCGCGGCACCCAGCAGGTCGTCGTGATCCTGGAGACCGAGGACGGCTACCGGCCCGGCACGGCGGGGCGGCCCCGGGCCGCCACCACCTCCCTGCAGGAGGCCGTCCGCCGCGCCGTGCGCGAGCGCTCCGGCGCCGAGGCGGTCGCCGTGTTCACCACCAGCTGCCTGCCCACCGACATCCGCCACAACTCCAAGATCGACCGGGCGGCGCTGTCCCGCTGGGCCGGACAGACCCTGCGGGGGGAGAGGGCCGACGCCCTGTGA
- the holA gene encoding DNA polymerase III subunit delta, producing MSDVEWHSVALAPIVLVHGTETLIADRAVRRLRALAKEEDPSVAFHDLSGESAGPGSLTQVASPSLFGEPRFVVVPDLQSAPDALVLEIQEYAKNPEADVTLVLVHRGGNRGKKLLDALKKAGVPRVDASPVKRAGDKQAFVAAEFARAERRIQPEAVAALVDAFGTDLAELAAISRQLIEDTTPDEGEQAARLTAQDVHAVTAGRVESTAFAVADAAIAGKEQEALQLLAQAQLAGADPVPIVAAIASKMRSLAKVTASGSGPRSLGMPDWMLRNLSREARSWTDRSLARALEAVARADHEVKGAGRDPRWSVQRMVMEICRARRAR from the coding sequence GTGAGCGATGTCGAGTGGCACAGCGTCGCCCTCGCACCGATCGTGCTCGTCCACGGCACCGAGACGCTGATCGCGGACCGAGCGGTGCGACGTCTGCGGGCGCTGGCGAAGGAGGAGGACCCCTCGGTCGCCTTCCACGACCTCTCCGGGGAGTCCGCCGGGCCCGGCTCCCTCACCCAGGTCGCCAGTCCTTCGCTGTTCGGGGAGCCCCGCTTCGTGGTCGTGCCCGATCTCCAGTCCGCCCCCGACGCCCTCGTGCTCGAGATCCAGGAGTACGCGAAGAACCCTGAGGCCGACGTGACCTTGGTGCTGGTCCACCGCGGCGGCAATCGCGGCAAGAAGCTGCTCGATGCTCTGAAGAAGGCAGGAGTGCCGCGGGTCGACGCGAGTCCCGTCAAGCGCGCCGGGGACAAACAGGCCTTCGTCGCCGCCGAGTTCGCCCGTGCCGAGCGGCGCATCCAGCCCGAGGCGGTGGCCGCCCTGGTCGACGCCTTCGGCACCGACCTGGCCGAGCTCGCCGCCATCAGCCGCCAGCTCATCGAGGACACCACCCCGGACGAGGGGGAGCAGGCCGCGCGACTCACCGCCCAGGACGTGCACGCCGTGACCGCGGGTCGCGTGGAGTCCACAGCCTTCGCCGTGGCCGATGCCGCGATCGCGGGCAAGGAGCAGGAAGCGCTCCAGCTGCTCGCACAGGCCCAGCTCGCCGGGGCGGATCCGGTCCCGATCGTCGCCGCGATCGCCTCCAAGATGCGCTCGCTGGCGAAGGTCACCGCCTCCGGGTCCGGCCCGCGCAGCCTCGGGATGCCCGACTGGATGCTGCGCAACCTCTCCCGGGAGGCCAGGAGCTGGACCGACCGCTCCCTGGCTCGCGCGCTGGAGGCAGTGGCCCGCGCCGACCACGAGGTCAAGGGGGCGGGGCGCGATCCGCGCTGGTCCGTCCAGCGCATGGTGATGGAGATCTGCCGCGCCCGCCGAGCCCGCTGA
- a CDS encoding NAD(P)-dependent oxidoreductase: MSAPTILVTGASGMLGGAVARTLRDRGAHVRAFQRRPAGIDGVEDVLGSLTEPGDVRRAIAGADAVLHLAAKVSISGPEHEYRAINIDGTRNVLDALRAGGGGTLVNVSSPSVAHLGRAIEGLDATPADPSRARGPYSRTKAAAELLAMEADGTDGLAVTTVRPHIVWGPGDTQLVGRIVDRAKNGRLPLLDEGMALIDTTYVTNAADAIVAAHDRIDAVHGESFVITNGEPRTVRDVFHGWCDAAGVARPSLRIPGSVARFAGRVVERVWDARPGHDEPPMTEFLAEQMSTAHWFDQRRTRERLQWTPRVTMDEGNEHLAAWFREHPVTA, encoded by the coding sequence GTGAGCGCCCCGACGATCCTGGTCACCGGTGCCTCCGGCATGCTCGGCGGGGCCGTCGCGCGGACCCTGCGAGATCGCGGAGCCCACGTGCGCGCCTTCCAGCGCCGCCCGGCAGGGATCGACGGCGTCGAGGACGTCCTCGGGTCGCTGACCGAGCCCGGGGACGTCCGTCGGGCGATCGCCGGGGCCGACGCCGTCCTGCACCTCGCCGCGAAGGTCTCCATCTCCGGTCCCGAGCACGAATACCGCGCGATCAACATCGACGGCACCCGCAACGTGCTGGACGCCCTGCGTGCGGGCGGCGGCGGGACGCTGGTGAACGTCTCCTCCCCGTCGGTCGCCCACCTCGGCCGCGCCATCGAAGGCCTGGACGCCACTCCTGCGGACCCCTCCCGCGCTCGCGGCCCGTACTCCCGCACCAAGGCCGCCGCCGAGCTGCTGGCCATGGAGGCCGACGGGACCGATGGCCTGGCGGTGACCACCGTGCGCCCGCACATCGTGTGGGGGCCCGGCGACACCCAGCTGGTGGGCCGCATCGTGGACCGGGCGAAGAACGGCCGGCTGCCGCTGCTGGACGAGGGCATGGCCCTGATCGACACCACCTACGTCACCAATGCCGCCGACGCCATCGTCGCCGCGCACGACCGCATCGACGCGGTGCACGGCGAGAGCTTCGTGATCACCAACGGCGAACCCCGCACGGTGCGGGACGTGTTCCACGGGTGGTGCGACGCCGCGGGCGTCGCCCGCCCGAGCCTGCGGATCCCCGGATCCGTGGCCCGCTTCGCCGGCCGCGTCGTGGAGCGGGTGTGGGATGCGCGCCCCGGGCACGACGAGCCCCCGATGACCGAGTTCCTGGCCGAGCAGATGTCCACCGCGCACTGGTTCGACCAGCGCCGCACCCGCGAGCGCCTGCAGTGGACGCCGCGGGTCACGATGGACGAGGGCAACGAGCATCTCGCCGCCTGGTTCCGCGAGCACCCGGTCACCGCCTGA
- a CDS encoding ComEC/Rec2 family competence protein: MTAADLRLLPAATCIWALAVLGVTAGTAAAIAGGALLIAAVLTALLLVDRLRTRHGLLAHLAIVVLAGALLLPALERHGGTDQRLQEAAEDGLIVELSLIAGEDPAPPEAGPVWARSGMQAMARTVAGPARLGRERVELPASLPVLVRAEGDHADVLAQTRDGETIHVRGAPRSSGGLIVLEATAISRAEVSPGADRLQAARRALRDRARQDTAHLPADEAALVRGMTTGDTAGLGAGTEEMMRRAGISHLIAVSGANIALVLATVLGPLLLAGVRRRPRLVVAGAVMAGYVWLVGDEPSVQRAATMAAPLLAARFAGVRASPVAALALTVALWSVLDPVTAASVGFLLSALATAAILLAAPPVAGVLVELGRGRLGRTATLVIAVPLVAQLACTPLLILLTPEVSAWAVPVNLLVAPLVGPITVIGLLALVIGTVWPAAAQLLDTVAAGGAHLVLLVARTADSLPGSRIPVPEGATGALLAIAALLGLTLAIAARRVPLVRWGTAAVLVAALAPGIARVLPSGDVPDWTLAVCAVGQGDAVLLRASGDPQHAPTVLIDTGPDPAALDRCLDRLHVASIDLLVLTHPHLDHTGGRMTLTGNRTPAAQWICPLPEAADEAVPGVPTTVATTGRSWHEEGIALTVLWPGSAADAVSATAREEGAGEGDAANDCSVTLAATWADGTRLIALGDLEPAAQAEVLAAGPGAADIVKVAHHGSRRQHEELYRRVEPELALITVGQGNTFGHPTEETLGLLAGLGTPVIRTDVHGTVVLQAADPATARSVGPAR; encoded by the coding sequence ATGACCGCGGCCGATCTCCGCCTGCTCCCGGCCGCCACCTGCATCTGGGCTCTCGCGGTGCTCGGCGTCACCGCCGGCACCGCCGCAGCGATCGCCGGCGGCGCACTGCTGATCGCCGCGGTGCTGACCGCGCTCCTGCTGGTCGACAGGCTGCGGACCCGCCACGGGCTCCTCGCGCATCTCGCGATCGTGGTGCTCGCCGGCGCGCTGCTGCTTCCGGCCCTGGAGCGTCACGGCGGCACCGACCAGCGCCTGCAGGAGGCGGCCGAGGACGGCCTGATCGTCGAGCTCAGCCTGATCGCGGGGGAGGATCCCGCCCCGCCCGAGGCCGGGCCCGTCTGGGCCCGCAGCGGGATGCAGGCCATGGCGCGCACCGTCGCCGGACCGGCCCGCCTGGGTCGCGAGCGGGTCGAGCTCCCCGCCTCGCTGCCGGTGCTGGTGCGGGCCGAGGGCGACCATGCCGACGTCCTGGCGCAGACCCGCGACGGCGAGACGATCCACGTGCGCGGCGCCCCGCGCAGCAGCGGGGGCCTCATCGTGCTGGAGGCCACCGCGATCTCCCGGGCCGAGGTCTCGCCCGGGGCGGACCGGCTCCAGGCCGCCCGCCGGGCGCTGCGCGACCGGGCGCGGCAGGACACGGCGCATCTGCCCGCTGACGAGGCGGCGCTGGTCCGCGGGATGACCACGGGGGACACGGCCGGGCTCGGCGCCGGGACGGAGGAGATGATGCGACGCGCGGGGATCTCGCATCTGATCGCCGTCTCCGGGGCGAACATCGCCCTCGTGCTCGCCACCGTCCTGGGGCCGCTGCTGCTGGCCGGGGTCCGGCGTCGCCCCCGTCTGGTGGTCGCCGGCGCGGTGATGGCGGGATACGTGTGGCTGGTCGGTGACGAGCCCAGCGTCCAGCGCGCCGCGACCATGGCTGCCCCGCTGCTGGCCGCCCGCTTCGCCGGGGTGCGTGCCTCGCCGGTCGCGGCGCTCGCCCTGACCGTCGCCCTGTGGTCCGTCCTGGACCCGGTCACCGCCGCTTCCGTCGGGTTCCTGCTGTCCGCGCTCGCCACCGCTGCGATCCTGCTGGCCGCGCCGCCGGTGGCGGGGGTGCTGGTCGAGCTCGGCCGCGGACGGTTGGGCAGGACGGCGACGCTGGTGATCGCGGTGCCGCTGGTCGCCCAACTGGCCTGCACGCCCCTGCTGATCCTGCTCACCCCCGAGGTCTCCGCGTGGGCGGTCCCGGTCAACCTGCTGGTCGCCCCGCTCGTCGGCCCCATCACCGTGATCGGCCTGCTGGCCCTCGTGATCGGCACGGTCTGGCCCGCGGCGGCGCAGCTGCTGGACACCGTCGCGGCCGGGGGAGCCCACCTGGTGCTGCTCGTCGCACGCACCGCGGACTCCCTGCCGGGCTCGCGGATCCCGGTGCCCGAGGGGGCGACGGGCGCTCTGCTGGCGATCGCCGCGCTGCTGGGACTGACCCTCGCGATCGCCGCCCGCAGGGTGCCGCTGGTGCGCTGGGGGACCGCCGCGGTGCTGGTGGCCGCCCTCGCCCCGGGGATCGCTCGGGTGCTGCCGAGCGGCGACGTGCCCGACTGGACCCTCGCCGTCTGCGCCGTCGGCCAGGGCGATGCGGTGCTGCTGCGCGCGAGCGGGGATCCGCAGCATGCGCCGACGGTGCTGATCGACACCGGCCCGGATCCCGCCGCCCTGGACCGGTGCCTGGACCGGCTGCACGTGGCGAGCATCGACCTGCTGGTCCTGACCCACCCGCACCTCGACCACACCGGCGGCCGGATGACCCTGACCGGGAACCGCACGCCCGCCGCCCAGTGGATCTGTCCGCTGCCCGAGGCGGCGGACGAGGCGGTCCCCGGCGTCCCGACGACGGTGGCCACCACAGGCCGCTCCTGGCACGAGGAGGGGATCGCCCTGACCGTGCTGTGGCCCGGGTCGGCCGCGGACGCCGTGTCCGCGACCGCGCGGGAGGAGGGGGCCGGGGAGGGGGACGCGGCGAACGACTGCTCCGTCACCCTCGCGGCGACCTGGGCGGACGGCACCCGTCTGATCGCCCTCGGCGATCTGGAGCCCGCCGCCCAGGCCGAGGTGCTGGCGGCCGGCCCCGGCGCCGCGGACATCGTCAAGGTCGCCCATCACGGCTCCCGCCGTCAGCACGAGGAGCTGTACCGGCGCGTGGAACCCGAGCTCGCGCTGATCACCGTCGGCCAGGGGAACACCTTCGGTCATCCCACCGAGGAGACGCTCGGCCTGCTCGCCGGTCTGGGCACGCCCGTGATCCGCACCGACGTTCACGGCACGGTCGTGCTGCAGGCGGCCGACCCCGCCACGGCGCGATCCGTCGGCCCGGCCCGATAG
- a CDS encoding helix-hairpin-helix domain-containing protein, giving the protein MGAQPGSADGGRGPAGRHRRTGQALIPRRDHTGGDHTDGDRPRRLALPAPSPSALVGIAVLVLIAVGVMHLSGAGSAVPLSTEPVSAEETTTAEKSGSEGGSAASDSGDGQGPPASGQSTAAPESAAADPSSPAELVVHVSGAVASPGVVRLPAGSRVDDALRAAGGASEDADLSAVNLARPVADGEQIYVPRPGEEPPASAARDPGAAGSAPGAGSGAGVGAGGEDRAEDGGTPIDLNTAGPTELEALPGVGPAIAQRIVEHREKNGPFASVDALLEVSGIGPATLEEIRGRATV; this is encoded by the coding sequence ATGGGAGCACAGCCTGGATCCGCCGACGGGGGACGCGGCCCGGCCGGACGGCATCGCCGCACCGGTCAGGCCCTGATACCCCGCCGCGACCACACCGGCGGCGATCACACGGACGGCGACCGGCCCCGCCGCCTCGCGCTGCCCGCGCCGTCCCCGTCGGCGCTGGTGGGGATCGCCGTGCTCGTGCTCATCGCCGTGGGCGTCATGCACCTCTCCGGCGCGGGCTCCGCCGTCCCGCTGAGCACGGAGCCGGTCTCCGCGGAGGAGACGACGACGGCCGAAAAGAGCGGGAGCGAGGGCGGGAGCGCGGCCTCGGACAGCGGCGACGGCCAGGGGCCCCCGGCCTCCGGACAGAGCACCGCGGCCCCGGAGAGCGCGGCTGCCGACCCCTCGAGCCCGGCGGAGCTCGTGGTGCACGTCTCCGGGGCGGTCGCGAGCCCGGGCGTCGTGCGCCTGCCCGCCGGGTCCCGGGTGGACGACGCCCTGCGCGCCGCGGGCGGAGCGAGCGAGGACGCCGATCTCTCCGCCGTGAACCTGGCCCGGCCGGTGGCCGACGGTGAACAGATCTACGTGCCCCGACCAGGGGAGGAGCCGCCGGCCTCCGCTGCACGGGACCCCGGCGCTGCGGGGAGCGCCCCGGGTGCCGGGAGCGGCGCCGGAGTCGGAGCGGGAGGCGAAGACCGTGCGGAGGACGGGGGCACGCCGATCGACCTGAACACCGCCGGTCCCACCGAGCTGGAGGCGTTGCCGGGGGTCGGCCCCGCCATCGCTCAGCGCATCGTTGAGCACCGGGAGAAGAACGGTCCCTTCGCCTCGGTCGATGCCCTGCTGGAGGTCTCCGGGATCGGCCCCGCCACGCTCGAGGAGATCCGCGGGCGGGCCACGGTATGA